The genomic stretch CCTGAAATCAAATTTTTTATAAAGCTCAATATCGCGTCTTACAAGGGCATAGCTTGTAAGGATAATATCGTACCCCGTAATTTTTTTGAAATAATCATGCCTGTCAACCCCTGTCAAAGTCAAAACCGACAAATCGGGGGTAAATTTTGCAATCTCATTTTCCCAGTTAAAAACAACCGATGTAGGCGCAATAACAAGAGTAGGCTTAGCGCCTTCTTTGTCTTTTGCTTTTTGGATGAGGCAAAGCATTTGCAAGGTTTTACCAAGTCCCATATCATCCGCTAAAATTCCGTTTAAACCGTATTGATACAAAAACCAAAGCCAGCTTAGTCCTCGTTCCTGATATTCTCTTAAAACGGCCTTGACTTTAGCGGGGAATTCCACGCTTTCTGCGATATTAAACGTGCTGATTTGGGTCCAGAAATGTTCAAACTTCTTACTCATTTTAAGCACTATACCGAGCTCTTTAAGCTCCGCAATCAATCCGGCTCTGAAGGTTTTAACCGAAAATTGGTACTCCTCGAGTTTTTGAGCATCATAGCTGTTCAGCATTTTAGATAAAATCATAAGCTTTGCGTGCGGTACTTCGATAAAGCCTACTCCTTCAAACTCAAAGTACTTAATACCTTGGAACATAGCCTTTTCCACCTGTTCAAAATCAATTTTTTTCTTGCCGCAAATGCAATAAATTTCCACCTGAAAGCTATCTACAGATTCATCAAAGTCAATCTTGGCACAAACCTGCATACCGTCTTTTACAACTTTGAGCGAAGATAAGTCACCTTTTTCCTCAATAATCCAATCCTCACCGGCTTTGTCTATGAAGAAGTTATAAAAATCTATAGCCGTATCAGGGTCTAAATAAAGATTATTCGTCTGCATCGGGGAGAATTTGGAATTAATAAGGATTTCGTAGGCTTTTGTTTCATGTTTTATATTTCTTTTAATCCAGTAAATCAAGCCATCCTCAGGCTTTTTCACCGTAACAAAAGGCGATTTGCCTGCCAAACGTCCGTAAGGAACTCTGATACCGTCATATTCAAATTCAAGCTCTGCTTTCATCCCGCTGTCTTTTTCCAAGCTTAAAATCAAAACATTCTTAGGCGGTTTACGCTCCAAGGTAAGTTTTTGGAGGATTTCAGACATTTCAACCTTCATGTTTTTCCTGATTTTAGGCAGTTCTTCGTACAAAAATTTGCCGCCCTCCGCATCTCTTATGTCGGTAAACGTGCTTTTTGTAAGAAAATGAGGCACAACACTCAAAGGCGTATCGGCTTTAAACAGGATATTTTTGTATTTGTAATAACTGAGATTGCGTGAGAAATAACGTACTTCTTCAAACGGATAAATATCCTCAGGCTCAGGTCTGTGCCAGTGCAATGACAGCAGTACATTCCCCACAACAGACACATTCACTGACAACACCAAGCTCCATTCATTAGGGTCAAAAATCAGGCGTTCACCTGTTTTAAAATCGATAAATTCTTCAACTTGAGATAAGAACCCCAAAAATTTTTCAAGCAAATTAAACGGAAAATCAAAATATCCCGAACCTTTATCAAATTTGGCATTTTTATAAAGTTCCTGCATCACAAGAAATTCGTTTTTCTGCTCTTGCGTAAACAAAAAATCCGGATTATTTTTTTGCAGCTCAACGGCCTGAGTTAAAAGCGCTTCAAGGTTTGAAACAACCTCACCGGAACTTCTGTCTACAATCTGTACGCTTGCAAATTTTTGAATACGCTGATGATTTAGTATAAAAGTATAATTGCCTTTAAAATCAGCTGTTCCATCCAATACCTCTTCTTGTTTGGATTTTGACTTTGAGTTGGATTTTGTTTTTGTCTTTTTATTGTAATATTCTTCAAAAATTTTATTCTCTATAGCGTAAAGCCCCACACTTACGGCATGTTTACACCATTCTTCTTCCAAAGGGCAATCGCATTGGGCTTTTATGTTAAAATCCTTGTCTATCGTAAGTTTTGTAGTATAAAAATCCTGAAAATTACCCTTAACCTTGCCTGTAATGACATTTCTTGACAGCTTGGCTTCGATTACCTGTTTCTTCTTATGGTAATCGTAACCTCTTCTCCAGCTTCCCGGTTGGGCATTTTCTTTAATATACTTGATGCTGAACATAAATTCTCATTTCTGAAAACATTTTACTATAAAATTCTGATTTTATACAAACTATCTTTTTGCTTGTGTTGAAACAGCCTGATAAGCTATAATCGTAAAAGGTAAGTTAACAGGGGAAACTCATGGGCGAAAAGTACAGATTAGTTACAAGAAGCGATTTTGACGGATTAGTATGCGCCGTATTATTAAAAGGGCTTAACATGATTGAGGAAATCAAATTCGTACACCCCAAAGACATGCAAGACGGCTTAATAGAAATCACGCCCAAAGACATAACAACTAACCTGCCTTATAATAAAGAAGCTTATCTGGTTTTTGACCATCATTTCAGTGAACTGATGAGGCTTGAAGATGAAAATCCCCAAAATTATATTATAGATGCAAAAGCGCCGTCAGCCGCAAGGGTTGTATATAATTACTACGGCGGCGAAAATAGATTTCCTGCCGCCTGGAATGAGATGATGGAAGCTGTCGACAAGGCTGATTCAGCGCAGTTTTCGCAGGATGAAATCCTAAATCCGACGGGTTGGACGCTTTTGAATTATTTAATGGACCCCCGCACCGGATTAGGGCGATTCAGGAATTTCAGGATTTCTAACTACACGCTTATGATGGACCTGATTGAC from Candidatus Gastranaerophilales bacterium encodes the following:
- a CDS encoding SNF2-related protein produces the protein MFSIKYIKENAQPGSWRRGYDYHKKKQVIEAKLSRNVITGKVKGNFQDFYTTKLTIDKDFNIKAQCDCPLEEEWCKHAVSVGLYAIENKIFEEYYNKKTKTKSNSKSKSKQEEVLDGTADFKGNYTFILNHQRIQKFASVQIVDRSSGEVVSNLEALLTQAVELQKNNPDFLFTQEQKNEFLVMQELYKNAKFDKGSGYFDFPFNLLEKFLGFLSQVEEFIDFKTGERLIFDPNEWSLVLSVNVSVVGNVLLSLHWHRPEPEDIYPFEEVRYFSRNLSYYKYKNILFKADTPLSVVPHFLTKSTFTDIRDAEGGKFLYEELPKIRKNMKVEMSEILQKLTLERKPPKNVLILSLEKDSGMKAELEFEYDGIRVPYGRLAGKSPFVTVKKPEDGLIYWIKRNIKHETKAYEILINSKFSPMQTNNLYLDPDTAIDFYNFFIDKAGEDWIIEEKGDLSSLKVVKDGMQVCAKIDFDESVDSFQVEIYCICGKKKIDFEQVEKAMFQGIKYFEFEGVGFIEVPHAKLMILSKMLNSYDAQKLEEYQFSVKTFRAGLIAELKELGIVLKMSKKFEHFWTQISTFNIAESVEFPAKVKAVLREYQERGLSWLWFLYQYGLNGILADDMGLGKTLQMLCLIQKAKDKEGAKPTLVIAPTSVVFNWENEIAKFTPDLSVLTLTGVDRHDYFKKITGYDIILTSYALVRRDIELYKKFDFRLIVLDESQNIKNHEAITAQAVKRISSDHRFAMSGTPIENKLSELWSVFDFLMPDFLYDLSEFKYRFITPISEKGDKTVENRLKKQVYPFILRRMKRDVAKDLPEKIENIAYCEMTPEQEDLYQQVLEDTRATLLREIQEKGFKNSKMSIFTALTRLRQICCHPKLVKQESIGSGKFELLMDMIEEITSEGHRILLFSQFVQMLDVIKDKFERTGIKYEYLTGETKDRKTVVDNFNNNEEIKVFLLSLKAGGTGLNLTGADYVIHYDPWWNPAVEDQATDRAYRIGQTKNVMVYRLITKNSVEEKIQQLKGKKRDLVDAIISVDRDINKTISYDDIKDILSV
- a CDS encoding exopolyphosphatase, translated to MGEKYRLVTRSDFDGLVCAVLLKGLNMIEEIKFVHPKDMQDGLIEITPKDITTNLPYNKEAYLVFDHHFSELMRLEDENPQNYIIDAKAPSAARVVYNYYGGENRFPAAWNEMMEAVDKADSAQFSQDEILNPTGWTLLNYLMDPRTGLGRFRNFRISNYTLMMDLIDYCKNHTIDEIMQIPDVVERTELYFEQAEKFKEQLKKCSKVYNNLVVLDLRNEETIYAGNRFMIYALYPECNISIHCLWGLKKQNTVFAVGKSIVNRTSKTNIGKLMLSQNGGGHENAGTCQISNEYADNVLKKLINKITYDG